The region CCATCTTTTGCTTTACAACCATTTGCCATAGTTTTTAAAGCATTAATCATATTACCATTTTTACCAATAAGTTTTCCAATATCAGCACTATTTGCTTTAATTGTAATCTCTGTAAATGTTTCATCTACTTTATTAGTTGATAATGATACTTCTTCTGGCTTACTAACAATAAGTTTTGCGTAACTTTCTATAAAATTTGTAATCATGTTGTTATTGTATTATATAATTACTTTTGTGATGCTAATTTTTTAACTTTTTCTGATGGTTTTGCACCAACACTTAACCAATAGTTATATCTTTCTTCATCAAGTTTTAAAACTTTTGGCTCAGATACTGGGTTAAAATAACCAATTGATTCAATCCAACCTGAATCTCTTCTTTTTCTTGAATCTGTTACAACG is a window of Halarcobacter sp. DNA encoding:
- a CDS encoding KH domain-containing protein; this translates as MITNFIESYAKLIVSKPEEVSLSTNKVDETFTEITIKANSADIGKLIGKNGNMINALKTMANGCKAKDGVSYKIQVLAN
- the rpsP gene encoding 30S ribosomal protein S16, with the protein product MTVIRLTRMGRNKKPFYRIVVTDSRKRRDSGWIESIGYFNPVSEPKVLKLDEERYNYWLSVGAKPSEKVKKLASQK